A window from Bdellovibrionales bacterium encodes these proteins:
- a CDS encoding helix-turn-helix transcriptional regulator gives MNNEIYQNIAWNIINLRQSQWLTQEQLAEKTSLSKYQIKRIEKGQGDTTLENINQLAQFFEVPIESLFQKEKKVDVAIKIREEILEKSPNRVLVKSYKKSFMGTGQIRCLDLPYNSTRSIRIEKGTNYEICVLAGSTTILTTNDMSLMESSQILTAQGHGSLRINNVHSQTARILIFAY, from the coding sequence ATGAATAACGAAATCTACCAAAACATCGCATGGAATATTATCAATCTTCGACAAAGTCAGTGGCTGACTCAAGAGCAGCTCGCCGAAAAAACCAGTCTTTCTAAATATCAAATTAAACGTATCGAGAAAGGCCAAGGAGACACCACCTTGGAAAATATCAACCAGCTAGCGCAGTTTTTTGAAGTGCCGATTGAAAGCCTCTTTCAAAAAGAAAAGAAAGTAGATGTTGCAATTAAAATCAGAGAGGAGATTTTGGAGAAATCTCCAAATAGAGTCCTGGTAAAGAGTTATAAAAAGTCCTTCATGGGCACCGGACAAATAAGATGCCTTGATCTCCCCTACAACTCGACAAGAAGCATTCGAATTGAAAAAGGAACGAATTATGAAATATGTGTATTAGCCGGTAGCACAACGATTCTAACCACCAACGATATGTCTCTCATGGAGTCTTCTCAAATTTTAACGGCCCAAGGACACGGCAGTTTGAGAATAAATAATGTTCACTCTCAAACTGCCAGGATTTTAATTTTTGCTTACTGA
- a CDS encoding SDR family NAD(P)-dependent oxidoreductase, with the protein MHNKWAIITGATAGIGWATAEELSQAGYSLILIGRRADRLKELRDRLVKSTSQNSKQQEFKTIQLDVTKRSQVDDFVQSEASALENVSVLVNNAGLAKGTEKMQQSQVGDWDTMIDTNIKGLLYLTRAILPFMVKKKAGHIVNLGSVAGRLVYPGGAVYCATKFAVRAISEGLRMDLAGTNIRVTNIEPGMVSTEFSLVRFEDPEKAAQVYANMTPLEPKDIAETILWCLQRPGHVNIQEIMIYPTDQASVGQVTRR; encoded by the coding sequence ATGCACAATAAATGGGCAATCATTACAGGGGCCACGGCGGGTATTGGCTGGGCGACGGCGGAAGAGCTGTCTCAAGCGGGTTACTCCCTGATCCTGATCGGTCGCCGTGCCGACCGCTTGAAAGAGCTTCGCGACCGCTTGGTTAAATCTACTTCACAAAATTCGAAGCAACAAGAATTCAAAACTATTCAACTCGATGTCACCAAACGTTCGCAGGTCGATGACTTTGTTCAGTCAGAAGCTTCGGCACTCGAAAACGTCAGCGTGCTTGTCAACAATGCGGGCCTTGCCAAGGGCACCGAGAAAATGCAGCAATCACAAGTTGGCGACTGGGATACGATGATCGACACCAACATCAAAGGTTTGTTGTACCTGACGCGTGCAATTTTACCGTTCATGGTGAAAAAGAAAGCCGGTCATATCGTGAACCTTGGCTCTGTGGCAGGACGCTTGGTCTATCCGGGTGGCGCTGTGTACTGCGCGACGAAGTTTGCAGTGCGTGCGATCTCTGAAGGATTGCGCATGGACCTCGCGGGCACAAATATTCGTGTCACTAACATCGAACCAGGAATGGTCAGCACAGAGTTTTCTCTCGTGCGCTTTGAAGACCCTGAGAAGGCAGCGCAGGTTTATGCGAACATGACGCCACTTGAGCCGAAGGACATTGCAGAGACCATCTTGTGGTGCCTGCAAAGACCGGGGCATGTGAACATTCAAGAAATTATGATTTATCCAACAGATCAAGCATCAGTTGGTCAAGTAACGAGAAGATAG
- a CDS encoding tRNA-dihydrouridine synthase family protein has product MRLLLAPMEGVVDWVMRDTLSQIGGIDQFVTEFLRVTDKLYTEAIFYRNCPELKTGSRTRNGTPVFVQLLGGHAEPLALNAQRAAKLGALGVDLNFGCPAKTVNRHDGGATLLKSCDRLYDIVKTVRQAVPAHIPVTAKIRLGFDDPAKCIENAKAIEEAGATWVTVHCRTKTDGYKPPAYWEWIPRMKEVTKIPIIANGEIWNATDFHRCREVTGCSDFMIGRGAMSNPYIFKQIRESLAQDSVTEAHWQNTKNLLPGFFEASTFHINEYFAVSRTKQWLRALSLKSPEAKTAFDQLKVLRKPVEFRSLLENFCS; this is encoded by the coding sequence GTGCGTTTGCTTTTAGCTCCGATGGAAGGTGTCGTCGACTGGGTTATGCGCGACACCCTTTCACAGATTGGCGGAATCGACCAGTTTGTGACGGAGTTTTTGCGCGTCACTGACAAGCTATACACTGAGGCGATTTTCTATCGCAATTGTCCAGAGCTCAAAACCGGGTCGCGCACTCGCAACGGCACTCCGGTCTTCGTGCAACTTCTAGGCGGCCATGCAGAACCTCTTGCGTTGAATGCTCAGCGTGCGGCCAAACTCGGAGCACTGGGAGTTGATCTCAATTTCGGTTGCCCGGCAAAAACCGTGAATCGTCATGATGGCGGCGCGACGCTGTTAAAGTCTTGCGACCGCCTTTATGACATCGTGAAAACCGTGCGCCAAGCGGTTCCTGCACATATTCCCGTCACAGCAAAAATTCGTTTAGGCTTTGACGATCCGGCAAAGTGCATCGAAAACGCCAAAGCCATTGAAGAGGCCGGAGCGACTTGGGTCACCGTCCACTGCCGCACAAAAACCGATGGCTACAAGCCGCCGGCTTACTGGGAGTGGATCCCGCGCATGAAGGAAGTCACAAAAATCCCTATCATCGCGAATGGCGAAATTTGGAATGCGACGGATTTCCACCGTTGCCGCGAAGTCACAGGCTGCAGCGACTTCATGATCGGCCGTGGGGCCATGAGCAATCCGTATATTTTTAAACAAATTCGCGAGAGTCTCGCGCAAGATTCCGTGACCGAAGCCCACTGGCAAAACACCAAGAACTTGCTGCCAGGCTTCTTTGAAGCGAGTACTTTTCACATTAATGAGTACTTTGCCGTGAGCCGCACCAAACAGTGGCTCCGCGCCCTCTCATTAAAGAGTCCTGAGGCCAAAACAGCCTTTGATCAGCTCAAAGTGTTACGAAAACCTGTGGAATTCCGCTCTTTGCTGGAAAATTTCTGTTCTTAA
- a CDS encoding EVE domain-containing protein, whose product MNYWLMKSEPDVYGIETLKKDKTTWWEGVRNYQARNFMMKDMKVGDLVLFYHSNAEPSGVAGIAKVSHAAEPDKSQFDKKSEYFDPKATKEKPQWYCVQVEYVKEFPEIVSLNDLREQASLADMLVLKKGQRLSVQPVDKKHFEIIKKLGGL is encoded by the coding sequence ATGAACTACTGGCTGATGAAATCCGAACCCGATGTCTACGGCATCGAGACCCTGAAAAAGGACAAAACCACGTGGTGGGAAGGCGTCCGCAACTATCAGGCCCGCAATTTCATGATGAAGGATATGAAAGTCGGCGACCTCGTGCTGTTTTATCACTCTAACGCAGAACCTTCGGGGGTCGCAGGCATCGCTAAAGTTTCTCACGCGGCGGAACCTGACAAATCTCAGTTTGACAAAAAGTCAGAGTACTTTGACCCAAAAGCCACGAAGGAAAAACCGCAGTGGTACTGCGTTCAGGTTGAGTACGTAAAAGAGTTTCCTGAAATCGTTTCTTTGAATGATCTTCGCGAACAGGCATCACTGGCAGATATGTTGGTTCTAAAAAAAGGCCAGCGCTTATCCGTACAACCCGTCGACAAAAAACATTTCGAAATTATCAAAAAACTCGGAGGACTTTAG
- a CDS encoding glutathione S-transferase N-terminal domain-containing protein, which produces MENQTAKVVIYSKDPCPYCVRAKNFFEDQGIKYEEIDLTDKPEEIDRIKNETGWRTVPIIMINGKLIGGYSDMKTLHDEGKLEPMLKS; this is translated from the coding sequence ATGGAAAATCAGACAGCTAAAGTTGTTATCTACTCTAAAGATCCATGCCCGTACTGTGTGCGCGCGAAGAACTTCTTTGAAGATCAAGGCATCAAGTACGAAGAGATCGACCTCACAGACAAACCTGAAGAAATCGATCGCATTAAAAACGAAACTGGCTGGAGAACCGTCCCTATCATCATGATCAACGGAAAACTCATCGGCGGCTACAGCGACATGAAAACCTTGCACGACGAGGGCAAACTCGAACCAATGCTAAAATCCTAA
- a CDS encoding tRNA-dihydrouridine synthase family protein: protein MRARPGLTKPILNSDVNFPLCLAPMVGLSHVALRLTVRDYMPVGAKTIWPSEMLNSRRLPYEDLTTTPETLRAPHETELVPQILGNEEKPIGDSVKKLIHEWGAEGIDINMGCPVQKALKHNYGVALMGDPDYAARIVEMTVKNSTVPVSVKLRAAPQPGKVDDGINGNTEKDFTYLHNFVNGLKDAGASWVCLHPRTAAQKRRGVADWSQIKSLREVIDLPIIGNGDVQTAEDAMTMLQETGCDMAMAGRALAARPWMMWQFGEMLGFPPPAGREGQRAPQTPQEEGQEYGRALLSLIEYSGQYFREDLAMRKIRFHVRTTEVWLDFGQSLVGLCAKAKSLQEMQAFVKDFFQAPIEMCRRTDLRQ from the coding sequence ATGCGCGCACGGCCGGGGCTTACGAAGCCTATTCTTAATTCTGATGTTAATTTTCCGCTTTGTTTAGCTCCGATGGTGGGGCTCAGCCATGTGGCTTTGCGGTTGACGGTTCGTGATTATATGCCCGTGGGAGCGAAGACGATTTGGCCGAGTGAGATGCTGAATTCGCGCCGTCTTCCTTATGAAGATCTCACGACGACGCCTGAAACTTTGCGTGCGCCTCATGAGACTGAACTTGTTCCGCAAATTCTTGGGAATGAAGAGAAACCCATCGGTGATAGCGTCAAAAAATTGATTCACGAGTGGGGAGCTGAAGGTATCGACATCAACATGGGATGCCCGGTGCAAAAAGCCCTCAAGCACAATTACGGTGTGGCACTCATGGGAGATCCCGATTACGCCGCTCGTATTGTCGAGATGACCGTCAAAAATTCGACAGTGCCGGTGAGTGTGAAGCTGCGTGCAGCGCCTCAGCCGGGAAAAGTGGACGACGGTATCAACGGTAATACTGAAAAAGATTTTACTTATCTGCATAATTTCGTAAATGGCCTCAAAGATGCCGGCGCGAGCTGGGTCTGTCTTCACCCGCGCACGGCTGCACAAAAACGCCGTGGCGTTGCCGACTGGTCGCAGATTAAGTCTCTGCGTGAGGTGATTGATTTGCCGATCATTGGCAATGGCGACGTGCAAACCGCAGAAGACGCTATGACGATGTTGCAGGAAACCGGCTGCGACATGGCGATGGCGGGGCGTGCACTTGCAGCTCGTCCATGGATGATGTGGCAGTTTGGCGAGATGCTGGGCTTTCCTCCGCCAGCTGGCCGCGAAGGGCAGCGTGCTCCGCAAACGCCGCAAGAAGAAGGTCAAGAGTACGGTCGGGCACTGCTTAGTTTGATTGAATATAGCGGTCAGTATTTCCGCGAGGATCTCGCGATGAGAAAAATTCGTTTCCACGTGCGCACCACAGAAGTGTGGTTGGATTTCGGTCAGTCGCTCGTGGGTCTCTGTGCAAAAGCAAAAAGCCTGCAGGAGATGCAGGCTTTCGTAAAAGATTTCTTCCAAGCTCCGATTGAAATGTGCCGCCGAACTGACTTGCGTCAGTAG